Proteins encoded together in one Prevotella scopos JCM 17725 window:
- a CDS encoding stage II sporulation protein M, whose product MKEILFIRNNIEKWRAIEGMIDNVKFEMPDQLADAYTELTADLAFAQTHYPRSRITIYLNKLASALHNEIYRNKREKWSRLLTFWTQEVPDVMWKERKLLLLSFIIFMVSVLIGVVSTLGDESFPRLILGDGYMDMTLENIAKGKPMGVYGNEEEGSLFISITLNNIMVSFNVFVSGVLTSFMSGFLLFRNGIMVGCFDTFFYQHGLLGESLLATMLHGTLELSAIIVAGAAGLAIGNGWLFPGTYSRLVSFQRGAKRGMKIVVGTVPIFIMAGFIEGFITRHTELNDFIRLGIILVSLAFVVYYFIYLPYKRNYHLEDANRKTKD is encoded by the coding sequence ATGAAAGAAATTCTTTTCATACGAAATAATATTGAGAAATGGCGGGCAATAGAAGGCATGATAGATAATGTCAAATTTGAGATGCCTGACCAGTTGGCTGATGCTTATACAGAGCTTACAGCCGATCTCGCTTTTGCACAGACACATTATCCTCGTTCACGTATTACCATCTATCTCAACAAACTTGCTTCTGCACTTCATAATGAAATCTACCGTAATAAGCGGGAGAAGTGGTCGCGTTTGTTAACTTTCTGGACGCAGGAGGTTCCTGACGTGATGTGGAAAGAGCGTAAGTTGTTGCTTCTCTCATTCATCATTTTTATGGTGAGTGTGCTGATAGGCGTTGTTTCAACCTTAGGAGACGAATCCTTCCCACGCTTGATTCTTGGCGATGGCTATATGGATATGACCCTTGAGAATATTGCGAAGGGAAAGCCGATGGGCGTGTATGGCAATGAAGAAGAGGGAAGTTTGTTTATTAGTATTACGCTGAACAATATCATGGTATCGTTTAATGTGTTTGTTTCGGGCGTATTGACGAGTTTTATGTCAGGCTTCCTTTTATTCCGAAATGGTATCATGGTTGGTTGTTTTGATACTTTCTTTTATCAACATGGATTATTAGGTGAAAGCCTTTTAGCGACGATGTTGCACGGTACGTTGGAACTTTCAGCTATCATTGTGGCTGGTGCTGCAGGTTTAGCAATTGGTAATGGTTGGTTATTCCCAGGTACTTACTCGCGTTTGGTCAGCTTTCAGCGAGGTGCAAAGAGAGGAATGAAGATTGTTGTTGGAACGGTGCCCATCTTTATCATGGCAGGTTTTATCGAAGGCTTTATTACTCGTCATACAGAGTTGAATGACTTTATCCGCCTTGGTATCATACTCGTATCATTGGCGTTTGTCGTGTATTATTTTATTTACTTACCTTATAAACGTAATTATCATTTAGAAGATGCAAATAGAAAGACCAAAGATTGA
- a CDS encoding DUF4350 domain-containing protein has translation MNKRFWFFVAGFLVFVFLLEWNAPSKFVWEPTFNHYDKQPFGCAVFDSLMKKSVPAGYEVTRKTIAQLERDEYGKKPHAFLIQAVSFRPSATDIRSLDRLLKAGNKVFIAASYIEPDSLYPDLQISINGGNGFSPMQVKSSIANQSIPYDTLVWSQQLPYQKKEYSVYSAMGGYNVIVEGKAACDTLVKSWISEEESDSTEGYWEPRIVSIKRGKGELFFSCEPLLMTNYGILDTQTNGLIFRLVSQSRGLPIVRTEAYGPETEFETDTPLRFWLQNEPLRWAIYLTLGGLLLFCVFYARRRQRVIPVVEEPANRSLEFVKLIGTLYHQKHINRDLLQKKFSYFAETLRRMTMIDVEDVESRKENIAQIAIRTGMPEAEVRMILDRVERYLQGNDELKDAALRKAIDGMDMIINKL, from the coding sequence ATGAACAAGCGGTTTTGGTTCTTCGTAGCAGGCTTCCTTGTCTTCGTCTTTCTATTAGAGTGGAATGCGCCTTCAAAGTTTGTTTGGGAGCCTACCTTTAATCATTACGATAAGCAACCATTTGGTTGTGCGGTGTTCGACTCACTGATGAAGAAGTCTGTTCCTGCTGGCTATGAAGTAACAAGGAAAACAATAGCACAGTTGGAACGTGACGAATATGGTAAGAAACCGCATGCCTTCTTAATTCAAGCAGTTAGTTTTCGTCCTTCTGCGACAGATATTCGTTCGTTGGATAGACTGTTGAAAGCTGGTAATAAGGTGTTTATTGCTGCGTCTTATATTGAACCTGATTCTCTATATCCTGATTTGCAAATATCTATTAATGGGGGAAATGGTTTCTCTCCTATGCAGGTTAAGTCATCCATTGCGAATCAGTCAATTCCTTATGATACCTTAGTCTGGTCTCAGCAGTTGCCATATCAGAAAAAAGAATACTCCGTCTATTCTGCTATGGGAGGTTATAATGTGATTGTAGAAGGGAAGGCTGCATGTGATACTTTGGTCAAAAGTTGGATTTCAGAGGAAGAATCTGATTCTACAGAAGGCTATTGGGAGCCACGTATAGTCAGCATTAAACGAGGAAAGGGTGAACTCTTCTTTTCTTGTGAACCATTATTGATGACTAATTATGGTATCCTTGATACTCAGACTAATGGTCTCATCTTCCGTTTGGTGTCACAATCCCGAGGGTTGCCAATTGTTCGTACTGAGGCATATGGACCTGAAACAGAATTTGAAACAGATACTCCACTGCGTTTTTGGCTACAAAACGAACCTTTACGATGGGCTATCTATCTCACCTTAGGAGGGTTATTACTCTTCTGTGTATTCTATGCACGAAGACGACAACGTGTTATCCCAGTAGTGGAAGAGCCTGCGAACCGTTCGTTGGAGTTTGTGAAGTTGATAGGAACTCTTTATCACCAGAAGCATATTAATCGAGACCTGCTGCAGAAGAAGTTTAGTTACTTTGCAGAGACCTTACGTCGTATGACGATGATAGATGTCGAAGATGTTGAGTCAAGGAAGGAGAATATCGCACAGATAGCCATTCGAACGGGAATGCCAGAGGCTGAAGTGCGTATGATACTCGACCGTGTTGAACGTTATTTGCAGGGTAATGATGAACTGAAAGATGCTGCTTTGCGAAAGGCGATAGACGGAATGGATATGATAATCAATAAGCTATAA
- a CDS encoding SDR family NAD(P)-dependent oxidoreductase → MTSLRKKIIAIGGALAYPTISLSPDITREYFSGKWVLVTGASHGIGRALTEKLISAGANVFLIARSEEDLRLLCAKAKQTGSSADYCAIDLRDREKLKQLCQRLRKTLPQLDYFFCNAGKSIHRKVNDAQDRLHDYDRTIDLNYRSLVALSLAILPVLKASKGRIIYSSSVSTLYPMAPGWSAYHASKSAANTWCETANSEFAPLGVRVQIAFLPLVHTAMSDVNEQYKHLPAYASSDAANILLKLAIRKNKSYKPWWAKLSAPIAHIFAPIIQLYYKRMT, encoded by the coding sequence ATGACGTCTCTCAGAAAAAAGATAATAGCTATTGGAGGGGCTTTGGCTTACCCAACCATAAGTCTTTCACCTGACATTACAAGAGAATACTTCTCTGGGAAGTGGGTACTTGTGACGGGTGCATCGCATGGAATAGGTAGGGCATTAACCGAAAAACTAATCAGTGCAGGTGCAAATGTCTTCCTCATTGCTCGTAGTGAAGAGGACTTACGTCTCTTATGTGCCAAGGCTAAACAAACGGGAAGTAGTGCAGACTACTGCGCAATAGACCTAAGAGACAGAGAAAAACTGAAACAGCTTTGCCAAAGACTAAGGAAAACACTACCACAGTTGGATTACTTCTTTTGCAATGCGGGTAAATCTATCCATCGCAAGGTTAATGATGCGCAGGACCGCTTACACGACTATGACCGCACCATAGACCTCAACTACCGTTCCCTAGTGGCGCTTTCATTGGCTATCTTACCTGTCTTGAAGGCAAGCAAAGGACGAATCATCTACTCTTCATCAGTGAGCACACTCTACCCAATGGCACCGGGCTGGTCGGCTTATCATGCTTCAAAAAGTGCTGCGAACACATGGTGTGAAACGGCAAATAGCGAGTTTGCCCCATTAGGTGTCCGTGTACAGATAGCTTTTTTACCCTTGGTTCACACAGCAATGTCGGATGTTAACGAACAATACAAGCATCTACCTGCTTACGCTTCATCTGACGCAGCCAACATTCTGTTGAAACTCGCCATACGAAAGAACAAGAGTTATAAACCATGGTGGGCTAAGTTATCTGCTCCGATAGCCCACATCTTCGCACCTATTATACAGCTATATTATAAACGAATGACATGA
- a CDS encoding RDD family protein, with protein sequence MPEANIITGQYVQISQSPASLGERIVAQIIDDFLIICYIVGVTLLIAEMNLSFTSNELFFLIAVYLPALFYHFLMELFNHGQSVGKMVMHIRVVKKDGTTPGIGDFFMRWLLQLVDLGFSGIGALVILISKNSQRLGDLAAGTMVIQLNDYRKIQVSLDEFYYLDRKYKPVYPQAEDLSLNQLDVIQRTLNTEYGYERERRIASLAKKVRTHLNISDTNTADEKFLYTIVRDYQHYSMEII encoded by the coding sequence ATGCCCGAAGCCAATATCATAACAGGCCAGTACGTCCAGATAAGTCAGTCGCCGGCAAGTTTAGGAGAACGTATCGTTGCGCAAATAATTGATGACTTTCTAATTATCTGCTATATAGTTGGTGTGACACTCCTAATAGCTGAAATGAACCTTTCTTTTACCTCGAATGAATTATTCTTCCTAATAGCCGTCTACCTTCCTGCCCTCTTTTATCACTTCCTTATGGAACTTTTCAACCATGGGCAAAGTGTTGGTAAGATGGTGATGCATATCCGTGTTGTGAAGAAAGACGGAACGACACCGGGCATTGGTGACTTTTTTATGCGTTGGCTTTTACAACTCGTCGATCTTGGTTTCTCGGGGATTGGTGCACTTGTCATTCTTATCTCTAAAAATTCACAACGCCTTGGCGACCTTGCAGCAGGAACGATGGTCATCCAACTCAACGATTATCGCAAGATTCAAGTCTCACTTGACGAGTTTTATTACCTTGACAGAAAGTATAAACCAGTCTATCCGCAGGCAGAAGACCTATCTCTTAACCAACTTGATGTTATCCAACGTACGCTCAATACTGAATACGGATACGAGCGCGAACGTCGTATTGCCTCCCTCGCTAAGAAAGTACGAACACACCTCAACATCTCTGACACTAATACTGCTGATGAGAAGTTCCTTTATACTATCGTACGTGATTACCAGCATTACAGCATGGAAATAATATAA
- a CDS encoding type II toxin-antitoxin system HipA family toxin — translation MEKLDVIASFDWMDEEEKVGTLGHEYLRGSDVFSFEFDKSWLKAFPKINFGQDLRPYTGVQYSRDNHIFGCFSDALPDRWGRRLIDLRTSLETEEKASRTLSDWDYLKGVEDELRMGGFRFQEPDDGAFISSTPGYSVPPVIQIDELLQAAKEIEKSEYKHLAPEKKWVQRLFQPGSSMGGARPKACVQSGGHLYLAKFPSINDDINVSRWEHFAHLMAKECGINVAETKVIKAGAGQDILLSKRFDRTEEKKRIHMASSLTVLGLTDGDGQRTGKGYLDIVDFVISGGGNHIETNLEELYKRVAFNICIGNTDDHFRNHSFLLGKEGWELSPAYDINPTNSMFQALLIDAKSNDSSLNSLYNAHEFYMLDETTARGIIKDVTRSMKFWENMAEDIGLPRREITYFTNRFEQGMEFQYGSGLCR, via the coding sequence ATGGAAAAATTAGATGTGATAGCTAGTTTCGACTGGATGGATGAGGAAGAAAAGGTAGGCACTCTTGGACATGAATATCTAAGAGGCTCTGACGTGTTTTCTTTTGAGTTCGATAAAAGCTGGCTCAAAGCCTTTCCTAAAATTAACTTTGGGCAAGACCTCCGCCCATATACAGGGGTACAATATAGTCGAGATAACCACATCTTCGGTTGTTTTTCTGATGCACTCCCTGACAGATGGGGGCGACGACTGATAGACCTGCGTACTTCATTAGAGACAGAAGAGAAAGCAAGCCGTACCTTATCTGATTGGGACTATCTCAAAGGCGTGGAAGATGAACTGCGCATGGGTGGTTTTCGCTTTCAAGAACCAGATGATGGAGCGTTTATCAGCTCTACACCTGGTTACAGCGTTCCGCCTGTCATACAGATTGACGAACTTTTACAGGCTGCTAAGGAGATTGAGAAAAGCGAATATAAACATTTGGCGCCTGAAAAGAAATGGGTACAAAGGCTTTTCCAACCTGGTTCTTCAATGGGTGGCGCCCGCCCAAAAGCTTGTGTCCAAAGTGGTGGTCATCTTTATCTTGCCAAATTTCCTTCCATCAATGACGACATCAACGTATCTCGATGGGAACACTTCGCACATCTGATGGCTAAGGAATGTGGTATCAATGTAGCTGAAACAAAAGTAATAAAGGCTGGCGCTGGTCAGGATATACTTTTATCTAAGAGGTTTGATAGAACCGAAGAAAAAAAGAGAATCCACATGGCTTCTTCCCTTACCGTTCTCGGACTCACTGATGGCGACGGACAAAGAACAGGAAAAGGCTATTTGGATATTGTAGATTTTGTCATTTCAGGAGGTGGTAACCACATAGAGACTAATTTAGAAGAGCTATACAAGCGAGTAGCCTTTAATATCTGCATTGGCAATACCGACGATCACTTTAGAAATCATTCGTTCCTGCTTGGTAAGGAAGGCTGGGAGTTGTCCCCTGCTTACGACATAAATCCAACAAACAGTATGTTTCAGGCATTGCTTATTGATGCCAAATCGAACGATAGTTCTCTCAATAGTCTTTATAATGCCCATGAGTTTTATATGCTGGATGAAACGACAGCAAGAGGTATTATCAAGGACGTGACAAGGAGCATGAAGTTCTGGGAGAATATGGCAGAAGATATAGGACTTCCCCGAAGAGAAATAACATACTTTACGAATCGTTTTGAACAAGGTATGGAATTTCAATATGGGTCAGGACTTTGTCGGTGA
- a CDS encoding AAA family ATPase: MEEHKEERTDLTAFSQKVLQLREEISKVIVGQQETVALLLTAILADGHVLIEGVPGVAKTLLARLMSRLIDARFSRIQFTPDLMPSDVLGTTVFNMKTSEFDFHEGPVFSDLVLVDEINRAPAKTQAALFEVMEERQVTIDGTTHPMSDVYTIIATQNPVEQEGTYRLPEAQLDRFLLKIRMGYPSVDEEVKILKRHQETRNLIRLEDVKPVLTIDELLDMRKKLDTVYVEDSLLRYIANIVEQTRTSKAVYLGASPRASVAMLNAAKASALLGGRDFVTPEDIKFVTPSILQHRLILTAEAEMEGYTPLKVAQKLIDKVEVPK, encoded by the coding sequence ATGGAAGAGCATAAAGAAGAAAGAACCGACCTCACTGCATTTAGCCAAAAGGTATTGCAGTTGCGTGAAGAGATTAGTAAGGTTATTGTTGGCCAGCAGGAGACAGTTGCCCTGCTGTTAACAGCGATTCTTGCAGACGGTCATGTGTTAATTGAAGGTGTACCTGGAGTTGCAAAAACCTTGTTGGCACGTCTGATGTCTCGGCTGATTGATGCACGCTTTAGTCGTATTCAATTCACGCCAGACCTTATGCCAAGCGATGTGCTTGGTACGACAGTGTTCAACATGAAGACCTCTGAGTTTGACTTCCATGAAGGTCCTGTGTTCTCAGATCTCGTCCTTGTTGATGAAATCAATCGTGCTCCTGCAAAGACACAGGCAGCTCTCTTTGAAGTAATGGAAGAGCGCCAGGTGACAATTGATGGTACCACTCACCCTATGAGCGATGTCTATACGATTATTGCAACACAAAATCCAGTAGAGCAGGAGGGAACCTATCGACTCCCAGAAGCCCAACTCGACCGTTTCCTCCTCAAGATAAGAATGGGTTATCCTTCTGTTGATGAGGAAGTGAAAATCCTCAAACGTCATCAGGAGACGAGAAACCTCATCAGGTTGGAAGATGTCAAACCAGTATTGACTATCGATGAGCTTTTGGATATGCGTAAGAAACTTGATACAGTATATGTCGAAGACAGTCTGCTACGTTACATTGCAAATATCGTGGAGCAGACGCGCACTTCAAAGGCTGTCTATCTTGGAGCTAGTCCACGTGCTTCTGTGGCTATGCTTAATGCTGCTAAGGCTTCAGCTTTATTGGGTGGTCGTGACTTTGTAACACCAGAAGACATCAAGTTTGTTACGCCAAGTATTCTTCAACATCGTCTTATCCTCACTGCTGAGGCAGAAATGGAGGGCTACACCCCATTGAAGGTTGCGCAGAAGTTGATTGACAAGGTGGAAGTTCCTAAATAA
- a CDS encoding helix-turn-helix domain-containing protein, which translates to MTKFTKANWMTRALQEKLNIVGEQFRLARLRRDLTMDQVAQRAQCTRLTLARLEKGEPTVSLGVVMRVLNALQLEDDILHLAKDDELGHMIQDLGIKNKKRASKR; encoded by the coding sequence ATGACAAAATTCACCAAAGCCAACTGGATGACCAGAGCACTGCAAGAGAAGTTGAATATTGTGGGTGAGCAGTTTCGCCTTGCCCGATTACGAAGAGACCTGACAATGGATCAGGTGGCACAACGTGCGCAATGCACAAGGCTTACTCTCGCACGTTTGGAAAAGGGGGAGCCTACCGTGTCGCTCGGTGTAGTAATGCGTGTACTCAATGCCCTGCAGCTTGAAGATGATATTCTCCATTTGGCCAAAGACGATGAGTTAGGGCACATGATACAGGACTTAGGTATTAAGAATAAGAAACGAGCTTCAAAAAGATGA
- a CDS encoding DUF4129 domain-containing protein — MLQPLSDTLSCDSALLHQYRADEAYNYARELQAPELDWWDWLMSKIGEFLSEIFNIHSKGDFRIVIYIVIALAFIALIAFILYRYQFKLFGRVGKVTNENDEEDNIYGVDFEAVYAKAMVQKDYYKAVRIVYLRTLRWLSDGNKISWQLYKTPTQYTREYLSVEFERMTTAFMRVRYGNYQASEELVELLIDLESKIKEGGQG, encoded by the coding sequence ATGTTACAGCCATTAAGTGATACTTTGTCGTGTGATTCAGCGTTGCTTCATCAGTATCGTGCTGATGAAGCGTACAACTATGCGCGAGAGTTGCAGGCACCTGAACTTGATTGGTGGGATTGGCTGATGTCAAAGATAGGCGAATTCTTGTCTGAGATATTCAATATTCACAGCAAGGGGGACTTCCGTATCGTGATATACATTGTTATTGCTCTTGCTTTTATTGCCCTAATCGCTTTCATTTTGTACCGTTATCAATTCAAACTCTTCGGTAGAGTGGGTAAGGTAACGAATGAAAATGATGAAGAAGATAATATTTATGGTGTAGATTTTGAGGCTGTCTATGCCAAAGCAATGGTACAGAAGGATTATTATAAGGCTGTTCGAATTGTCTATCTGCGTACACTTCGTTGGTTATCGGATGGTAATAAGATTAGTTGGCAGCTCTACAAGACGCCAACTCAATACACTCGTGAGTATCTATCAGTAGAATTTGAAAGAATGACGACAGCTTTCATGCGTGTAAGATATGGTAATTATCAAGCATCTGAAGAACTCGTAGAACTACTGATAGACTTGGAAAGCAAGATAAAGGAAGGAGGTCAGGGATGA
- a CDS encoding class I adenylate-forming enzyme family protein, translated as MKSRNASIFSILYRLHIISPKGLFMWAKSLILEGISLMALLRFVAYFYPQRCAVIDDCQSLTYRELYARTRQLAQILYTKYHLQPKMRVTLIGRNSLTLTILLHALSRLGIHTTLLSTDLATEQITAALQKHHYHLFIYDEDLKQIPTETPCMAVTTEALSDILISKEAQTRDLKLPKIWRGGEITIHSGGTSGNFKSIARRPSVTSFLPPLLALLHNIRIYQYKSVLISLPFYHGFGLSTLIISLLMGKKVYLQKHFDVIKTLEIIQREQIEVMPIVPAMLARFWQIENAKEKMKSLRCLISGGDKLPKSLINMTHQQIGEVLFNLYGTSEAGFFMLATPKELASFEETTLGRPIQGVTCKVKDLNEKGIGTLWVRSRWAMHEKQNQWQNTGDLVSQNSEGYFFHHGRADRMIVCGGENVQPEHIEQVLLSHPMIIAARAFNVPDPNFGNVIHTEIECTPKATLTEATLLSWLRPQLSRAEMPHRIRFKTIEMLSTGKQKHPRLTSPTKS; from the coding sequence ATGAAAAGCAGAAACGCCTCTATCTTTTCAATTCTCTATCGATTACACATAATCTCACCAAAGGGCTTATTTATGTGGGCAAAAAGTCTCATCTTGGAAGGTATTAGCCTAATGGCGCTACTTCGCTTTGTTGCTTACTTCTACCCACAACGCTGTGCTGTCATTGATGACTGCCAATCTCTGACCTATCGAGAGCTCTACGCTCGTACACGTCAACTCGCACAAATTCTCTACACAAAATACCACCTCCAACCAAAAATGAGAGTGACCTTGATAGGACGTAACAGCCTTACCTTAACTATCCTTCTACATGCACTTTCACGATTAGGCATACACACCACCTTGCTTAGCACAGACTTAGCCACTGAACAGATAACAGCAGCCTTACAAAAGCATCACTATCATCTCTTTATATATGACGAAGACCTCAAACAGATTCCCACAGAAACTCCTTGTATGGCTGTCACAACAGAGGCACTAAGCGACATCCTTATATCTAAGGAGGCACAAACAAGAGATCTAAAACTCCCTAAAATATGGCGAGGAGGAGAAATAACCATTCACTCAGGAGGAACAAGTGGCAACTTTAAGAGTATTGCTCGCCGACCTTCTGTCACCTCTTTTCTCCCTCCATTGCTTGCGTTACTACACAACATCAGAATCTATCAATATAAGAGTGTGCTGATTTCACTACCATTCTATCATGGTTTCGGACTTTCAACACTTATCATCTCCTTACTCATGGGTAAGAAGGTATACCTACAAAAACACTTCGATGTTATCAAAACCTTAGAGATTATTCAGCGTGAACAGATAGAGGTCATGCCTATTGTTCCTGCTATGCTCGCACGTTTTTGGCAGATTGAAAATGCAAAAGAGAAGATGAAGAGCCTGCGCTGCCTGATAAGTGGTGGAGATAAACTTCCTAAAAGCCTCATCAACATGACTCATCAACAAATTGGTGAGGTACTCTTTAACCTTTATGGTACGTCTGAAGCAGGATTCTTTATGCTGGCAACACCGAAAGAATTAGCATCTTTCGAAGAGACAACCTTAGGGAGACCGATTCAAGGTGTCACCTGCAAAGTAAAAGACCTTAACGAGAAAGGAATAGGAACACTTTGGGTACGTTCTCGTTGGGCTATGCATGAAAAACAGAATCAATGGCAAAATACTGGCGATTTAGTTTCTCAGAATAGCGAAGGTTACTTCTTTCATCATGGGAGAGCCGACCGAATGATTGTATGCGGAGGTGAGAACGTACAGCCAGAACACATAGAACAGGTTCTTCTTTCTCACCCTATGATTATTGCAGCACGTGCCTTTAACGTTCCCGACCCTAACTTTGGCAATGTCATCCACACGGAAATAGAATGTACACCAAAGGCAACTCTAACAGAGGCAACACTCCTCAGCTGGCTCCGACCACAACTTTCACGGGCAGAAATGCCACATCGCATCCGCTTCAAAACCATTGAAATGCTCTCAACTGGCAAGCAGAAGCACCCTCGTTTAACCTCACCGACAAAGTCCTGA
- a CDS encoding DUF58 domain-containing protein has protein sequence MFLTKRFYFILASLTLLAGFGYVYPLLFMGVKVLLFIFAAMVVVDAVMLYHRRGITAKRTCSERFSNGDKNVVKISLESKYSFPVWLTVIDEAPEVFQRRDISYKSHLVAMGKNTIRYTLTPKKRGVYSFGKIRCFTCTVLGLVERRYTLGEAEDVKVYPSYMMLNRYELLAISNNLTEMGIKRIRRVGNNTEFEQIKDYVKGDEYRNINWKASARRNQLMVNVYRDERSQQIFSVIDKGRVMQQSFRGMTLLDYSINAALVLSYVAMRRDDKAGLITFADKLDTFVAPSLRTGQMQLLLESLYAQETQFGESDFSSLCANVHKLVSKRSLFIVYTNFSGITALNRQLAYLKLLSQWHRVLVVFFEDAEMNDYIRSPKHSVEDYYQHVIAEKFAYEKRLIVSTLRQHGIFSVLTTPDKLSIDVINKYLEMKQRQILT, from the coding sequence ATGTTCCTTACTAAAAGGTTTTATTTTATATTAGCAAGCCTTACGCTGCTCGCAGGGTTTGGTTATGTGTATCCACTGCTTTTCATGGGGGTAAAGGTACTTTTGTTTATCTTTGCAGCTATGGTTGTGGTAGATGCTGTTATGCTCTATCATCGTCGTGGAATAACAGCAAAGCGAACCTGTTCTGAACGTTTCTCTAATGGTGATAAGAATGTCGTCAAGATAAGCCTTGAAAGTAAGTACTCCTTCCCTGTATGGCTGACGGTTATAGATGAGGCTCCTGAAGTGTTTCAGCGGAGAGACATTAGCTATAAGAGTCATCTTGTAGCGATGGGCAAGAATACAATTCGTTATACGCTTACACCTAAAAAACGCGGCGTTTATTCCTTTGGAAAGATTCGTTGCTTTACATGTACTGTCTTAGGACTTGTTGAACGCCGATATACTTTGGGCGAGGCTGAGGATGTAAAGGTTTATCCATCTTACATGATGTTGAATCGCTATGAACTCCTGGCTATAAGCAATAACCTCACTGAGATGGGGATTAAACGGATCCGTCGGGTAGGAAATAATACGGAGTTTGAGCAGATAAAAGACTATGTGAAAGGTGATGAATACCGAAACATAAACTGGAAGGCGAGTGCACGTCGTAATCAGTTGATGGTTAATGTCTATCGTGATGAGCGTTCGCAGCAGATTTTCTCAGTCATCGATAAGGGGCGTGTTATGCAACAATCGTTTCGAGGTATGACACTCCTTGACTATAGTATTAATGCTGCTTTAGTATTGTCTTATGTTGCTATGCGCCGTGATGATAAAGCTGGATTGATAACCTTTGCTGACAAGTTGGATACCTTTGTCGCTCCTTCGTTGCGTACGGGTCAGATGCAACTTCTCTTAGAGTCGCTTTATGCGCAGGAGACCCAGTTTGGTGAGAGTGACTTTAGTAGTTTGTGTGCCAATGTTCATAAACTGGTGAGCAAGCGCAGTTTGTTTATTGTCTATACGAACTTTTCGGGCATAACAGCTCTTAATCGCCAGTTGGCTTACTTAAAGCTACTTAGTCAGTGGCATCGTGTACTTGTTGTTTTCTTTGAAGATGCAGAGATGAATGACTATATTCGTTCGCCGAAACACTCGGTAGAGGATTATTATCAACATGTTATCGCAGAAAAGTTTGCCTATGAGAAGCGCCTGATTGTCTCAACCTTACGCCAGCATGGTATCTTTAGCGTGTTGACCACTCCTGATAAGCTAAGCATTGATGTCATCAACAAATACTTAGAGATGAAGCAAAGGCAAATCTTAACCTAG